The region GGCCGTCGGGACGGGCCTGGTGTCCCGCGGCGAATACGCCATGCTCTACGCCGCGCTGGGACAGCAGGCGGGGGCCATCAGCTCCGACCTCTACCAGTTGACCGGCGCGTACGTCTTCACCATGACGCTGCTGGCGCCCCTGATGATGCGCAACGCCCGTCGCATCAAGGCCTTCTATAGCTCGCTTCTGCCGCGGCGGATCAAGAGGGCGCTGATCCTGTTCTCCAACGCCATGGGCCCCCTGATGTTCCCCGACCTGTACGGGGTGAAGCCGCCGTCGTACCGCTACCTCTTCGCCGGGGCCTTCATCGCCTACCTGGCGGTGGTCATCCGGGCCTTCGGCCTGCGCGACCCGTATGTTCTTGCCGCTCTGGCCGCCGCCGGCCTGGGGCTCAGCGCCGTTCTCGTCTGGCTCCTGCGGAAGAGCCTGACGCACGTCCTGGATGAGGCCGAAGAACTTCCGTTTGAGGAGGGACAAAGCCCGGACCGGGCGCACCGGTTTGTGCTCAGGGTCCTGGGGAGCGTCCTCGTGGGCATCCTGGTGTTCTCCGTCTTCTGGGGCTTCAACCTGCCTGCGGCCCTGGCGGTCCTTGGAGGCCTGCTCCTCGCCCTGGTGCGGGCCTGCCGGCGGGTGACGCAAGACCCCGCGCCGAAGCCGCCGCTGACAGGTTGACCACCCCTTGACAGATCCCCGGCCGGATGCTACAGTTACAAGCAAACTTTCTGCTGCAACGGCTGTGAAGGGAAGAAGGGCGCACAGCGGGACGGGATAGCGAGCCGGGGGCGGTGGGAGCCCGGCCCTCCCGGCGCCCGGGCCACCCCGGAGCCGAAGGACGAACGGCCGCCGCGCCGCCAAGCCCTTCCGGACGCCCGCCGTTACCGGGCCGGAGCGGGCTCCCGCCCTACGAGGGAAGGGGGAGCCAACTAGGGTGGTACCGCGAGGAAAGAGAGCCTCGCCCTTAGATCAGGGCGGGGCTTCTCATTCCTCCCGCATCCCACATCTCATTGGAGGAGGCTGATCCCCACACCATGAACGCCGACCGCCGTCTCGAGATCCTGGAACTCCTGGCGAACGACGCCCGCCTGACCGCGCGCCAGATCGCGGTCATGCTCGGCGAGCCCGAGGAGGAGGTGTGCGCGGCCATCGCCGAACTCGAGGCCAACCACACCATCCTCGCCTACCGGACCCTCATCAACTGGGATAAAGCGGGCCGCTCACGCGTCCTGGCCCTGATCGAGGTCCGGGTGACCCCCCAGCGCGAAGTGGGCTTCCAGGCGATCGCCGAGCGGGTCGGCCGCTTCCCGGAGGTCAAGACCCTCTATCTTATGTCCGGGGCCTTCGACCTGGCCGTGCTGGTCGAGGGGAAGACCATGCAGGAGGTCGCCTTCTTCGTGGCCACCAAGCTCGCCCCGCTGGAGGGCGTGACCAGCACGACGAGCCACTTTGTGCTCCAGACCTTCAAAGAAGAGGGCGTCATCGTCGAGGACGGCGAGGGCGACCACAGGCTGGTGGTGTCGCCATGACCGACTGGAGCGCGCGCTTGAACCCGACCGTCCGGGAGATCAAACCCTCGGGCATCCGGCGGTTTTTCGACCTGGCCTCCGAGATGAAGGGCGTCATCTCCCTCGGCGTGGGCGAGCCCGACTTCGTCACCCCCTGGCGGGTGCGCGAGGCCTGCATTTACGCCCTGGAGAGGGGCTACACCATGTACACCGCCAACAGCGGCCTGCCGGCCCTGCGGGAGGCCATCGCCGGCTACGTGGAGGAGGCCTTCGGCGTGACGTACGACCCGCGCGGCGAGGTCCTGGTCACCGTCGGCGTCAGCGAGGCCTTCGACCTGGCCTTGCGGGCCGTCATCGCCCCGGGGGACGAAGTCCTGGTCCCCGAGCCCTGCTACGTCTCTTACCGGCCCTGCGTGGCCCTGGCCGGGGGACGGCCGGTGGTCGTCCCGACCACGCTGGAACAGGGTTTCCGCGTCAGCGCCGGGCAGATCGAACGGGCGATTACCCCGCGCACCAAGGCCCTGCTCCTCTGCTACCCGAGCAACCCCACCGGGGCGGTCATGCCCCGGGCGGAGCTGGCGGCCGTCGCCGAGGCGGCGGCGGCGCGCGACCTCATCGTCATCGCCGACGAGATTTATGCCCAGTTGACCTACGAGGGGGAACACACCTGCTTCGCCTCCCTGCCGGGGATGCGTGACCGCACCATCCTCCTGCAGGGCTTCTCCAAGGCCTTCGCCATGACCGGCTGGCGCATCGGCTACGCCGCCGGCCACGCCGACGTCATCGCCGCCATGAATAAGATCCACCAGTACACCATGCTCTGCGCCCCGATCACGGCCCAGATGGCCGCCCTGGAGGCGCTCAAGCACTGCCGGGACGAGATGCGGCGCATGGTCAACCAGTACAACTACCGGCGCCGCCTGGTGATCGAGGCCTTCGGCGCCATGGGCCTGCCCTGTTTCGAGCCCGGGGGCGCCTTCTACGCCTTCCCGGACATCGGCGTCACCGGGCTTACGTCCGAGGAATTCGCGGAGCGGCTGCTGATGGAGGAGAAGGTGGCCGT is a window of Thermoanaerobacterales bacterium DNA encoding:
- a CDS encoding Lrp/AsnC family transcriptional regulator, which produces MNADRRLEILELLANDARLTARQIAVMLGEPEEEVCAAIAELEANHTILAYRTLINWDKAGRSRVLALIEVRVTPQREVGFQAIAERVGRFPEVKTLYLMSGAFDLAVLVEGKTMQEVAFFVATKLAPLEGVTSTTSHFVLQTFKEEGVIVEDGEGDHRLVVSP
- a CDS encoding aminotransferase class I/II-fold pyridoxal phosphate-dependent enzyme, encoding MTDWSARLNPTVREIKPSGIRRFFDLASEMKGVISLGVGEPDFVTPWRVREACIYALERGYTMYTANSGLPALREAIAGYVEEAFGVTYDPRGEVLVTVGVSEAFDLALRAVIAPGDEVLVPEPCYVSYRPCVALAGGRPVVVPTTLEQGFRVSAGQIERAITPRTKALLLCYPSNPTGAVMPRAELAAVAEAAAARDLIVIADEIYAQLTYEGEHTCFASLPGMRDRTILLQGFSKAFAMTGWRIGYAAGHADVIAAMNKIHQYTMLCAPITAQMAALEALKHCRDEMRRMVNQYNYRRRLVIEAFGAMGLPCFEPGGAFYAFPDIGVTGLTSEEFAERLLMEEKVAVVPGNAFGESGEGHVRCSYAASVEQLTEAFKRMERFVARRRRTTAGRAACGG